The Rhizobium leguminosarum DNA segment AACACGGCGGCAATCCGTGCCAGCGCATTTCGCGCCGCATCGCGCAGATGACCGTCGGCTCTGTCCGCCACCCATCGGGAGCCGAGCACAAGCGCCTCTATCTCCTCCGGCGGAAACATCAGCGGCGGCAGGAGAAATCCGGGTTTCAAGACATAACCAACACCCGGTTCGCCGTCGATCGCGGCGCCTTGGGCCTGAAGGCTGGCTATATCGCGATAGAGCGTGCGGATACTGACGCCGATTTCGTCGGCCAGCACCACGCCACTCACCGGCCGACGGTGGCGGCGCAGCACCTGGAGAAGGTCGAGGAGACGTTCGGAACGGGACATGCAGGCAAACTTATACATTCTTGCCACTGCCAGATAGTGGCAGGATCAGACTGCGCGGTTTTGCGCGACATGCTCTAGAAAAGGATGATTCTAGGCATGAGAAAACCGCTCACACTTTTCGGCATCATGCTCTAGAAAAGACTTCCCTGCTTCGACGGATCGCCGGCTTCCGGCTTGGCAGGCCGCTTCCTCAGCGAGGCCGGCGGCATGCCGCCTTCGGTGGTCACCGCGCCGATGCGGCCGTCGGAAAATTCGATCGAGACCGCGACCTCCCATCCTCGGCGAACCAGCATCGAGGGCTTGAAACCGGCGTCACGTGCTCAAAGAGCTAATCATCAGCCTTGCGATTAGTGCGACATCAGAACCGGCATTGAAACGTTATTCAGCAGATCGCGCGTCGCACCGCCGAACATATCTTCGAAAAGCGGCGAGTGGCCATAGGCGCCGCAAACGATAAGATCTGCGCTCTCTCGGTCGAGGCCGGCAAACAACGCACTGGTGAAATCGTTCTCGCCCGTCTTGCGCCATCCCGCCAAGACTATCGCTACCCCATGGTGCTCGAGATGCGCCTTTATCTCCTGAACATCCGCATTTTTGTCGCTGTAGTTGCTCGCGAATACGAACAGAAAAACCTTGCGTGCTGCCTTGAGGATCGGCATTGCGTCGTGGACAGCCCTCGTTGACTCGCGGCTGAAATTCCAGGCAATGACCACCTGCTCGCCGATTGCTTCTTTTCCTGTCCAACCCGTTGGAAGGACCAACATGGGAATCCCGGCTGTCACCAAAATTTCTTTGGGGACTGCTGAATTGGAAAGATGGTGGTGGTCCGGATGCGGCTGTGTCGTTACCAGAAGGTCCGCACAATGGGAGAAAAGTTGCTCTGCGGTATGCGCTTCCGGCCGCGCCGCGTGATATTGGAAATCAAGGCCAGACTCCCGAACTGCGGTGCTGAACTGAGCTTCAATCGCCAGCGCCTGATCGCGGTTCTCCCCCTCCAGTGCTTCTTTCGTGCTGACGTCGACGCCGATCAGCCTTGCTTGGTACTTGGCAGCGACATCAATGGCAGTGCGCACACGGGCCGCGCAATCTTCCCCGACGTCCAAATAGACAACGATATCTCTGTAGGCCATAACCTCCTCCGTTCGCGAACGCACAAGACCGAGCGTTTCACTGCTGCTTCTCTGTCGCAGGAGTCACCAGCAGAATCGCGGTTAAAGGCGAACCCCATCACCTTGAGAAGTTAATGTCCCTTGACGCCGTCTGTTCCGGACGGCAGCAAAGAATTAACGATGTGATCGGGTTTGATTGTCGCGATCCTTTTCTGGAAGGACACGGCACCAGTTCGAACGAACCGAAAACCGAAAACAGGCGCTGGGCAGCGGCGTCATGGCGAATACGGTGATGTCGTGAACAAGGAAGGCGGAAAGACTGCCGCCGACGGTGATCGTCAACGCCAGCAGGCGCAACGGGAAACAAACAATGCCGTGATCGGTTCATGCTCGGGGCCGCTGTGCTTTATGCCTAAAGAGCGCTGAAAATGGTTTGTTTCTCTTTCACTGAGGAACTGGCGCATCAGCGCAGGTCGAACTTCATTTCGGCTCCGGCTGTTGAATCACCGCGGGTGGTGTGTCGCTCTTACTGCTGCCGCGGTCAAATGGCTTGATCACCAGGATACCGAGTATTGAAGCGATCATTGCTCCAATGATGAGGATCATCAGCATTCGTATCATCGACGGACCTCTACCGATCCAAGATCAACTTTGGTCGAGGCAGATCGTTCCCTTCATTGTCCCAACCGCACGCCTGTAAGAGGCCGTACGGGCGGCGACGGCTTATCGACAAAGGCGGTTGTGGAGCCTATGCGATGAAGCCGTCCTGCTGGCAGTGCTTTCCCGAAACAGATCGGCCTCCACCGCGATGGTTTCCTTCTCTGAATGACCATTGAGCACCCACCACGTGGAGCGCCTAAGAAATGCCAATTTGACATCGCGCAATCAGGTCTCGCAGGACAGAGCGCGCGCTCGCGCGCCGCGGTGAAGCGGCTGACGCGGGTAATCCCGACGCGAAGAGCGCGACCGGCGATGCTCCGTTGCATCAAGAGGTTTTGAGAGCAAAATGATCAACCAAGATGATCGAAATGGTTTGGCCGGGGAGAGCGTTGTCACAGTG contains these protein-coding regions:
- a CDS encoding universal stress protein, with amino-acid sequence MAYRDIVVYLDVGEDCAARVRTAIDVAAKYQARLIGVDVSTKEALEGENRDQALAIEAQFSTAVRESGLDFQYHAARPEAHTAEQLFSHCADLLVTTQPHPDHHHLSNSAVPKEILVTAGIPMLVLPTGWTGKEAIGEQVVIAWNFSRESTRAVHDAMPILKAARKVFLFVFASNYSDKNADVQEIKAHLEHHGVAIVLAGWRKTGENDFTSALFAGLDRESADLIVCGAYGHSPLFEDMFGGATRDLLNNVSMPVLMSH